A region from the Aquimarina sp. ERC-38 genome encodes:
- a CDS encoding sulfatase-like hydrolase/transferase, with protein MKNLLNKNQVLHYILCFFTTVSGFTQMNVVFIESDDQSNQAVGAYGNTLMVTPNIDQLASEGISFTAAYNMGCWSPAVCIPSRTMLMYGKYLWDAKKINRKNAPKSLPEKLQDNGYYTYMTGKWHASGKPVESIFNETGSIRSGQFNTYYTEEGHITDVTASEAANFITNYKGEKPFFAYVAFNAPHVPRETEQQYYNLYPTDKITLPPSFSDQMRLNKNIKYQYAPDPLRLKTMQKRVQRNNAMVTHMDVRIGDIIKALKDKGIYDRTLIVFTSDHGINFGENGVSGKVCLYEPSVTAPLIVKAPGFDANRKINQRVYLQDIAPTLFDLLKLKPMEATDFKSLLPLISKKQNVRNSIYLAMFDDQRGMISGDYKLIIYPETKVLELYNIKKDPWETTNLYQKKESKKIITKLLKELKIWQQKTGDMADLTAIFTPYKI; from the coding sequence TTGAAAAACCTACTTAATAAAAATCAAGTGCTACATTATATACTTTGTTTTTTTACCACAGTAAGTGGTTTTACCCAGATGAATGTAGTATTTATAGAATCTGATGATCAAAGCAATCAGGCGGTTGGTGCCTACGGAAATACCTTAATGGTTACTCCTAATATTGATCAATTAGCCTCAGAAGGTATATCATTTACTGCAGCATACAATATGGGTTGCTGGTCACCCGCAGTCTGCATCCCAAGCAGAACCATGCTGATGTACGGAAAATATTTATGGGATGCTAAAAAGATTAATAGGAAAAACGCCCCAAAATCATTACCCGAAAAATTACAGGATAACGGCTATTATACTTATATGACCGGTAAATGGCATGCTAGTGGAAAACCGGTAGAATCTATATTTAACGAAACAGGAAGCATACGATCCGGACAATTCAATACATATTATACGGAAGAGGGACATATAACAGATGTTACCGCAAGCGAGGCTGCTAACTTTATCACGAATTATAAAGGAGAGAAACCCTTCTTTGCCTATGTGGCTTTTAATGCACCCCATGTACCCAGAGAAACCGAACAACAATATTATAATTTATATCCCACCGATAAAATAACCCTACCCCCAAGTTTTTCTGATCAAATGCGCTTAAATAAAAATATAAAGTATCAATACGCACCAGATCCTTTACGATTGAAAACCATGCAAAAACGCGTTCAACGGAATAACGCCATGGTTACCCATATGGATGTTCGGATTGGTGATATTATAAAGGCATTAAAGGATAAAGGAATTTATGACCGTACTTTAATTGTTTTTACTTCGGATCATGGAATTAACTTTGGCGAAAACGGAGTGTCAGGCAAAGTATGTCTCTATGAACCAAGTGTAACAGCACCGTTAATTGTAAAAGCTCCGGGATTTGATGCCAATAGAAAAATCAATCAGCGGGTGTATTTACAGGACATTGCCCCTACCCTATTTGACCTGCTTAAATTAAAACCCATGGAAGCTACGGATTTTAAAAGTTTGCTTCCGTTAATTTCAAAAAAACAAAATGTCAGAAACTCAATTTATCTCGCTATGTTTGATGATCAGAGAGGTATGATTTCCGGAGATTATAAGTTAATTATATATCCTGAAACGAAGGTTTTGGAACTATACAATATAAAAAAAGATCCCTGGGAGACTACCAATCTCTATCAAAAGAAGGAGTCTAAAAAGATAATTACAAAACTTCTTAAAGAACTAAAAATTTGGCAACAAAAAACCGGTGATATGGCCGATTTGACAGCAATATTCACACCATATAAAATATAA
- a CDS encoding IS5 family transposase — MQSKYNRLTTQQWEYMELFLPKKTRGHYKLRDIVDAILWQLRTGTQWRNLPDSFPKWQSVYYYFRKWQKDGTQERLNIELNKMERNRQGKEPTPSLLSIDSQSIKSGPFTSMSKGVDGNKKVNGRKRHVITDTLGLVWGVVVGAANEADGVVANKVVEPLLGYLDRMEKIVADHAYKTIFKRWAEENVIGLEVKISSTPPSTKGFVPLKWRWVTERTFGIFNFFRRLDKDYEKTKESQESWVLWQNCQIILNRIR; from the coding sequence ATGCAATCTAAATATAACAGATTAACTACCCAGCAATGGGAATATATGGAATTATTTTTACCTAAGAAAACCCGGGGGCATTATAAACTACGGGATATTGTAGACGCTATTTTATGGCAACTCCGTACAGGTACTCAGTGGCGTAACCTCCCGGATAGTTTTCCAAAATGGCAAAGTGTATACTATTACTTTCGCAAATGGCAAAAAGATGGGACACAAGAGAGATTAAATATTGAGCTTAACAAAATGGAGCGGAACCGACAAGGGAAAGAACCAACACCTAGCTTGTTATCCATTGATAGTCAATCCATAAAGTCCGGTCCTTTTACAAGTATGTCAAAAGGGGTTGACGGTAATAAAAAGGTAAATGGCCGTAAACGTCACGTAATTACTGATACGTTAGGTTTAGTTTGGGGGGTTGTTGTAGGGGCTGCCAATGAAGCTGATGGGGTAGTAGCCAACAAAGTTGTGGAACCTTTATTAGGGTACCTGGATAGGATGGAAAAAATAGTAGCTGATCATGCCTACAAAACAATATTTAAGAGGTGGGCTGAAGAAAATGTAATTGGACTTGAGGTAAAGATATCATCAACTCCCCCATCCACAAAAGGTTTTGTTCCCTTGAAGTGGAGATGGGTAACTGAAAGGACTTTCGGTATCTTCAACTTCTTCAGAAGACTCGATAAAGACTATGAAAAAACGAAGGAAAGTCAAGAATCTTGGGTATTATGGCAGAATTGTCAAATCATTCTCAATAGAATAAGGTAA